The genomic stretch GAGCTGGGCTTCTCTGGTGCTTTAAATCTGTGGACCGTTGAACGTCACTCCGCCTTTTTTGAAGTTACAAAAATACTTTGCGGTGTGGCGGGAACAGAAAGTTTGGAAAATTAACTGCGTAAGACTTCAGATAACACAGAAGACATACATGCAATAGTATTCCATGAAGAACTTAATCAACTCAATCCCTTGCATGTAATTAACCAAGGCACACAACGACTCCAAATTCTGCACTccaaaaaaggagggaaaatgcAAGGGTCCTGCAGCAGTTCCCGGGACTACGGAGAACTGCTTTGTTACAAGTGTATCCAAAGTCCCCAGCAGCAGAGACTTGTGGGGCGCCGCTTATCCTTGCCGCACTCGCTCTGCAGCTCCCAGAGGTGGCGGTTGTGCTATGAAGGAAGACCCTGCCAAGCTGGCCGACAAGATGCTGCGCACCCCCAAGTGCTCCAGGTGCCGGAACCATGGCTTTCTGGTGCCGGTCAAGGGCCATGCGGGCAAGTGCCGCTGGAAGCAGTGCACCTGCGAGAAGTGCTACCTGATCACCGAGCGCCAGAAGATCATGGCTGCGCAGAAGGTGCTCAAGAAGCAGGCCTCCGAGGAGGAGCAGGACGGGGCCCTCGTCGCGCAGGGCCAGGAGCTGTTGACAGGGGCCGCGGCCGCGGCCGCAGCCCTGGGCGCAAGCCTCCGCCAGCTGCCTCTGCTGACCGCTTCGGGAGACTGGGAGCCAGGCCCCGAGTGCCGCGTGGCCGCCGGCTTCCCGGAGAGGCCCCCACGGGGCCCGAGCCCCGGCCCGAGCGCCTTCCAGCCAGTTCTGGGCGGCCACGGCCGCGGCCGCGGCCATGTGGGGCCGAGCGGCGATCGAGCCGCCGTGGCCATGCCCGGTTCGGTGGGGCCCCAGCTTGGGATGGAGGTAGCAGGCAGGGGGTGCCCTGACCGCCTGGGGCTGCGCAGTCCGTTGCGGCCCCTGCCCAGCCCGCCGTTCGACTTCGGTAAGATTCCCAGGCCCTGCGTGGCCTCGCCCCGCCTGGGATTCCTCTCCAGTGCCTTACGCTGGCAGCCTAGGCCATCCTGGATCCTGCGGGGATGGaccctcggggtgggggtggggaaaatgctTTCCAGAGGTACTCTTGCTTTGGGAAGCTTTCCTCTAAATAGAGATTTGGGTTGGGTGGCATTTTGGAAAAAGGTGACGAGAGAGGGTTAGAAAGGAACGGGCGGTTCAGACGGccgttaaaatgttaaaatttagcTTCTTGCTTTGCCGTctagcaagaaagaaaatggcccCCAGACGCCTTGGCTGTGGGTCCTTCTTCAGGAAGACGTTCGAGAGGCGCCCTACTGCGCTTGCGCGCTTCTTCCCGCCTTTTTCTTGGGCTGGTGGCGCCTCCTTCAGGAGGCCACTGTGGGTGGGCCTGCGCAGCCCTGACTGCGCCTGCGCACTCCTTCCGTTTCTAGAAGCTGGAGGCTCCTCCCAGCGGACTTCCCTTGCAAGGGCCCTATCCCATTGCACCTGCGCACCCCTACGCACCCTTTTACCGGGCCTGGGAATGAGACCGTTTTATGTTCCCCATTGGAGAACGGTTGAAATATTGATgttgcttctttttctccccacccaTCACATGCATAAATTACATGGTTCTCTATGTCTTGTGGTTTGCACTATTAAAAGTACAATTTCAAGTCATAGATTGGAGCCTCTTTAAAATT from Panthera leo isolate Ple1 chromosome C1, P.leo_Ple1_pat1.1, whole genome shotgun sequence encodes the following:
- the DMRTB1 gene encoding doublesex- and mab-3-related transcription factor B1, translating into MKEDPAKLADKMLRTPKCSRCRNHGFLVPVKGHAGKCRWKQCTCEKCYLITERQKIMAAQKVLKKQASEEEQDGALVAQGQELLTGAAAAAAALGASLRQLPLLTASGDWEPGPECRVAAGFPERPPRGPSPGPSAFQPVLGGHGRGRGHVGPSGDRAAVAMPGSVGPQLGMEVAGRGCPDRLGLRSPLRPLPSPPFDFGLPLNISSDHVVGPEHLERQPSKLYPSCSNMHSYCAFPLGYQDGSPPPGIPLQRGFRHVSCSPYHGGSLVSESVGDFQPSYYPPPPPPQQPQFLPPGFLSALHFLPPLPPPPPPPPASFSLAVLSDTDKETTDDQDVKVPAPAPEEPPEVPPEVPPEKKEEGEEPPPEPSQPPSQEQSD